The following proteins come from a genomic window of Leguminivora glycinivorella isolate SPB_JAAS2020 chromosome 6, LegGlyc_1.1, whole genome shotgun sequence:
- the LOC125227431 gene encoding uncharacterized protein LOC125227431 isoform X2 encodes MVRKYERMSGRQSWNEADMARAVAAVVSGKMGYKLAARTFHIPRSTLQRRASKIRYQQPDDPKPIMGHYRRVFTESQEKDLVGYIKSMEQYFMGVSRRDIRELAYQYAEDNNLNHPFDTNSRMAGEDWVRNFLKRNPELMHKSEKEFELEPVNFDQFYHFMVQFS; translated from the coding sequence ATGGTGAGAAAATACGAAAGAATGAGCGGCCGCCAGTCTTGGAACGAGGCCGACATGGCGAGGGCTGTAGCAGCTGTAGTTTCAGGGAAGATGGGATACAAACTGGCCGCCAGGACATTCCACATACCGCGTTCAACCTTACAGCGGCGCGCCAGCAAGATACGTTACCAGCAGCCCGACGATCCGAAACCCATAATGGGGCACTACAGACGCGTTTTCACGGAGAGCCAAGAAAAAGATCTAGTCGGCTACATCAAGAGCATGGAGCAGTACTTCATGGGCGTATCACGCCGAGACATCAGGGAGCTGGCGTACCAGTATGCTGAAGACAACAACTTGAATCATCCCTTTGATACCAACTCGAGGATGGCCGGCGAGGACTGGGTCAGGAATTTCCTTAAAAGGAATCCCGAGCTGATGCACAAATCGGAGAAAGAATTCGAGCTGGAACCGGTGAACTTCGACCAATTCTATCATTTCATGGTTCAATTCTCATGA
- the LOC125227431 gene encoding uncharacterized protein LOC125227431 isoform X1 gives MKSLVLSEMVRKYERMSGRQSWNEADMARAVAAVVSGKMGYKLAARTFHIPRSTLQRRASKIRYQQPDDPKPIMGHYRRVFTESQEKDLVGYIKSMEQYFMGVSRRDIRELAYQYAEDNNLNHPFDTNSRMAGEDWVRNFLKRNPELMHKSEKEFELEPVNFDQFYHFMVQFS, from the exons ATGAAATCGCTTGTTCTT agtGAAATGGTGAGAAAATACGAAAGAATGAGCGGCCGCCAGTCTTGGAACGAGGCCGACATGGCGAGGGCTGTAGCAGCTGTAGTTTCAGGGAAGATGGGATACAAACTGGCCGCCAGGACATTCCACATACCGCGTTCAACCTTACAGCGGCGCGCCAGCAAGATACGTTACCAGCAGCCCGACGATCCGAAACCCATAATGGGGCACTACAGACGCGTTTTCACGGAGAGCCAAGAAAAAGATCTAGTCGGCTACATCAAGAGCATGGAGCAGTACTTCATGGGCGTATCACGCCGAGACATCAGGGAGCTGGCGTACCAGTATGCTGAAGACAACAACTTGAATCATCCCTTTGATACCAACTCGAGGATGGCCGGCGAGGACTGGGTCAGGAATTTCCTTAAAAGGAATCCCGAGCTGATGCACAAATCGGAGAAAGAATTCGAGCTGGAACCGGTGAACTTCGACCAATTCTATCATTTCATGGTTCAATTCTCATGA